CACCCTGATGTTTACCGATTCGGAAAGCCTAAGTCCGCAGCCGTACATCATCTGGACCATGAGGGCGAAGGGATGGTTCGCTTTAGAGATTACTCGGTCTACCTCGGCTCGGGACAGAACCGTCGGGACGTAGTTGGACTTCTTTGCTCGAACTACTCCCTCGAATCCCTTGAAGTCACGTTGCCAGACTTTCGCGAAGAGAAAGAGCAGGGCGTTGAAAGCCTGGTTCTGGGTTGAAGCCGCCACTTTCCTGTCTACCGCGAGATGGGTGAAGTAGCTAGCCGCGTCGCTCGAGGTGACCGAATCTGGATCCTTCTCCTCCAGGTAGTCACGGAAGCTCCGGGTCCAGTGGCGGTATGTGGACAGCGTCTTGGTGGAGTAGTGGAGGGTGGCGATCCGATCTTCGAGGGCGCGGAGCGTCCTGTCCCATGGGGATAGCTCGATTCTCTCCAGGAGCTCGAGGTATATTCTTGCCGCCCTGGCAGCCTGCCGTTGCTGGAAGGCTTCCTTGCCTCTGCTCTCCAGGCTGATGACGAAAAGGTCGACGCTGCTTACGTTGCCTTCCGGGCATTCGTTCTTGTCGCAGAAATCGAGATAGAATCGGAGCCACATTTCGTAGTACGGCTTCTGCCTTTCTGGGATATGCTCGCTTGCGAGTGCGTTCTGGAACGGTTCCAGCACGTTATTTGGAATTTTGATCATAGGATATTATCCAAACGTTTGGATAACATCCGAAAAAGGATGTTTAACGATTGAAATTAAGCAGATTTACCTACAAAAAGGTTGCTTCCGACCGTTTCGGTCAGGATATTATCCAGAAATCTTACAATCACTTGTTCGAGTAATATTAAAATGGATACACAACAGAGTACCCACAAAATAGATACATTGCAAGCGTATCCTAAAAATGGAGGCGCTCGCTGACGCGAACGGTCCATGGGCAAGCTGGCGGACATCATCACCCGCTTCGAACCCCCTCTCAAAAGGAAACGGGCGCTCAGCGCCCAGCAGTGCAAGGTCTTCGGCAGCGTCAAGGCCTGCCGCACAAGCCGCCTGGGAGCCAGCGTCCAGACGGTCTGCGCATGCGGCAACGAGATCGTCGCCTACAACAGCTGCCGGGACAGGCACTGCCCCCAATGCCAAGGCAGGGCCACCCGCAAGTGGGTCGCCGCCCAGAGCGAACGCTTGCTCCCCACCAGGTACCACCACTGCGTATTCACGTTGCCCGACACGCTCG
This region of Pelagicoccus enzymogenes genomic DNA includes:
- a CDS encoding integron integrase, giving the protein MIKIPNNVLEPFQNALASEHIPERQKPYYEMWLRFYLDFCDKNECPEGNVSSVDLFVISLESRGKEAFQQRQAARAARIYLELLERIELSPWDRTLRALEDRIATLHYSTKTLSTYRHWTRSFRDYLEEKDPDSVTSSDAASYFTHLAVDRKVAASTQNQAFNALLFLFAKVWQRDFKGFEGVVRAKKSNYVPTVLSRAEVDRVISKANHPFALMVQMMYGCGLRLSESVNIRVNNLCFETGLLTIRNGKGKKDRVVPLPASLADELKRQIRRVKGLLEKDLEAGFDGAFMPQAMSRKYQSAAKQLGWQWLFPAKQLTHVPSSGETRRYHAHETKVGSAIRQATYEAGIHKRVTAHTFRHTYATHLLQANYDIRTIQKLLGHSDVKTTMMYTHIVDTGTVKEPKSPLDF
- a CDS encoding IS91 family transposase, giving the protein MGKLADIITRFEPPLKRKRALSAQQCKVFGSVKACRTSRLGASVQTVCACGNEIVAYNSCRDRHCPQCQGRATRKWVAAQSERLLPTRYHHCVFTLPDTLDELVRYNEAAIYDLLFAASSGTLKSFFASDRRFGG